AGCACCGGCAAGGTCTCGAGGTACGTCGCGAGGTCGGCTTCGGCCTGGGTCATCAGCGCATCGTCGGGGTTACGCAGATCGACGGTCAGCTCGGCGCGGTCAGGGACGACGCTCGGGATGCCCGGGAAGGTCTGCAGGTGGCCGACGGTGGCACGCAGCTGCCCGTACTCGCCGGAGTCGACCATCTCGCGCAGCCGAACCACGAGCTGCGCGGCAGCGAGGCCGGCGTCGACGCGCAACTCGGTCGGGGTGGTGCCGGCGTGCGCGGCCCGGCCATGCAGGGTGATCTTCTGCCAGGAGATGGACTGCACCCCGGTGACGACCCCGATCGCATAACCCTGGTCGGCCAGCACCGGGCCCTGCTCGATGTGGCACTCGACGTACGCGTGCGGCGGGTCCAGGCGAGCCGGACGGTCGCCCTTGAAACCGATCCGGACCAGTTCGTCGCCGAGCCGCAGTCCGGCGGCGTCGACCAGTTCGTAGGCGTAGTCGAGTGTGAGGCGGCCGGCGGCAACGGCCGAACCAAGCATGTCGGTGCCGAAACGAACGCCCTCCTCCTCTGTCCACGCGGCGATCACCAGCGGACGGCGGGTGGTGAGGCCGGCGTCGTTGAGCGAGCGCACGACTTCCAGCGCACCGAGCACTCCGAGGCAGCCGTCGAACGCACCGGCGGTGGCGACGCTGTCGATGTGGGAGCCGGCGATCACCGGCGCGAGATCCGGCTCGAGCCCTTCGCGACGCCCGAAGATCGTGCCCAGCTCGTCGATCGTGACCTCGAGGCCGGCGTCCTTCATCCACCCGATGACGAGCTGCCGGCCGGCCGCGTCCTCGTCGGTCAGCGACTGCCGGTCGACGCCGACGAGCCCGGTCGCCGTGTCGTCGTACGCGCCGATCCGCGCCAGCTCCATCAGCGCGGACCAGAGGCGGTCGGAATCGATGGACAGGTGCGTGCTGCTCGTCATCGTCACAGGGCTTCTCCTCGATCGGTTGACGCCACGCTACGGGCGGCGACCGATGACGTCGATACGATGGTTGACAGCAGTACACATGGAGAAGATTCATGAATCGGGGTGCCGGGATGTACAACGTGAATCGGCTGCGGCTGCTCCGCGAGGTTCAGCTGCGTGGCACGCTCGCGGCGGCCGCGGCGGCGCTCGGCCTGAATCCGTCGTCGGTCTCGCACCAGCTGTCGATCCTCGAGCGCGAGGCCGGGGTGCCGCTGCTCGAACCCGTCGGCCGGAAGGTCCGGCTGACCGCCGAGGCGCTGATCCTGGTCGAGCACACCGAGCACATCCTTCGCCACCTCGAAGAGGCGGAGGCTGACATCGCGGGCGTCTCCGGCAAGGTACGCGGACTGGTTCGGGTCGCGACGTTCCAGACCGCTGCCCATCAGGCGATCCCCGACGCCGTACGGGCACTCGCCGCGGCACACCCCGCCCTACAGGTGCAGGTCAGCCACATCCCCGTCGAAGACGCGCTTCCCGCCCTCATCGCCCGCGACTACGACGTCGTACTCCAGGAAGACTTTCCCGGCCACCCGCAACGAAAGCTCGAGAGCGTCGAAATCACGCCGGTCGCGCGAGACCCGCTGTGGCTCATCGCGGCGGCCACGGCTCCGGTGAAGTCAATCGAGGACGCGGCAACCCGCCCGTGGGTGATGGAACCCGTCGGGACGCTCTCCAGGCGCTGGGGTACCGCAACCTGCCGACGAGCCGGCTTCGAGCCAACGGTCGCGTACGAGTCGTCCGACGTGCTCCTGCACGTGAGACTCGTCGCCGAAGCAGCTGCGGTTGCCCTCGTACCTGGGCTGGCACTCGCATCCTGCGACACCACCGGCGTGCAGCAACACCCGCTTCGGGACAGCCCGGCCCGCACCATCTCTCTCGCGGTGCGACGCGGCAGCGGTCACGCGCCGGCAATCACCGCCGTCCGCGACGCGATCGCGGCCCAACTTCGCCGGCCGTGACCTCGGCGCGCACGTCAGAACAGCCCTTCAGCCAGCTCGGTCGGCGAGCCGAACCGATGCGCGGTGACCGTGACCGACTGCTCACGTAGGAACGTCAGCAACTCGATGCGTCCGGCCTCGACGACGGGATGAGCGTAGAGCGCCACATCCGGCCTGCCGGCACTCGCTGCGGCAAACTCTTCCCGGCGGCCGCCCAGAAGACGGACTCGCGCGGGAGGCGAGTCCCGCAGCACCTGCTCCCACGCGATCGGGTCGTCGACGCGGCACTCGATCCCCAATCCGGCAAGCGATTCGAGGATCACCGGATCGAGCGGCTTCGCGGTGGAAACCGTCACGGCCGCACCGGCCACCGCTCCAGCACCGACGACGCGGAGCAGAGGCGCCACGCCGACGTCCTCCGCGCGTACTGTGACCGGGAGCGGAAGGTAGCGGAGAACGTTCTTCTCTGCCATCAGCGCGGACACGTCGCGGGCGACACCGAACTCCCTCGACCAGGCCAGGGCATCGGAACCGTACGCGCGCTCGAGGAAGTCGAGTTCGTGCTGCCCGAGCCCGAGGCGCCGCGCCGCGCCGAGCAGCCCGCTGACGGCCGGAGAGATCGGTGCCGTGGCGGTCGCGGGCGCAACCCGCCAATCGCTCAAGCCGATCAGGTAGTTCGGCCCGCCGGCCTTGGCGCCGGCACCCACTGCGGACTTCTTCCAACCACCGAACGGCTGACGCCGCACGATCGCACCGACCGTGGACCGGTTCACGTACGCGTTGCCGGCCTCGACGCGGTCGATCCAGCGCTCGATCTCGGTGCGGTCCAGGGAGTGCAGACCGGCAGTGAGTCCGTAGTCGACCTGGTTCTGCAGGGCGATCGCGTGGTCCAGGTCGTCGGCCTCGATCAGCCCCAGGACCGGACCGAAGTACTCGGTCAGGTGGAACTCCGAGCCGGGCCGGACACCGGCCTTCACCCCTGGCGACCAAAGCCGGCCGGTGTCGTCGAGCTGACGGGGCTCGACCAGCCACTGCTCCCCCGGAGCCAGCTGAGTCAGCGCCCGGCGCAGCTTGCCCTCGGCGGGCTCGATGATCGGGCCCATCTGCACGGTCGGGTCCGTCGGGTAGCCGACCTTGAGCGAGGCGACCGCGTCGACGAGTTGGTCGCGGAACCGCGCCGACCGGGCGACGGATCCGACCAGGATGGCCAGCGAGGCAGCCGAGCATTTCTGGCCCGCGTGCCCGAAAGCCGAGTAGACGACGTCCTTGACCGCCAGGTCGAAGTCGGCATGCGGGGTGACCACGATCGCGTTCTTGCCGCTGGTCTCGGCGAGCAGCGGCAGGTCCGGCCGGAAGCCGCGGAACAGCGCGGCCGTCTCGAAGGCGCCGGTCAGGATCAGCCGGCCGACCCGTTCGTCGGAAACCAGCCGTGTCCCGAGGTCGCGCTCGCTCAGGTGCACCAAGTGCAGAACCTCGCGCGGGACGCCGGCGTCCCAGAGCGCCTGGACCATCACCGAGCCGCACCGGCGGGCCTGGCCCGCGGGCTTGATGATCACCGGGCTGCCGGCGGCGAGCGCGGCCAGCACCGAGCCGGCCGGGATAGCGACCGGGAAGTTCCACGGCGGCGTCACCACGGTGAGTCCTACCGGTTCCGCGATGGCGCCGTCGACGTGATCGAGCTCCTCGGCCTGTGCCGCGTAGTAGTTCGCGAAGTCGACGGCCTCCGAGATCTCCGGATCGCCCTGGTCCAGCGTCTTGCCGCACTCGGAGGCCATGACCTCGAGCAGAACCGGACGCGCGGCCTCGAGAGTCCCGGCAGCGCGGCGCAGGATCGCGGCGCGCTCGGTCCCGGACATCGCGGACCAGGTACGGCCGCCGTCGACCGCGCGCGTCATGACCGAGTCGAGCGCGGAGACGTCCTGGACAGTGTGCTCGGCGACCTGAGCGGCACCCGCCGTCGAGGTGGCGATCCGCTCGGTGATCGCCCGCCCCCAGGCCCGGTTGGGCGGCAGGGACGGGTCGGTGTCCGGAACGTTCGCGAACCTGCCGGACGGCCGCACGACGGCGGTGGGGTCGTCGCTGCCGCGGTCCTGCCGGCGATTCGGCTCCGGCACAACGCTGTCCAGCTGCGCCAGCGAGCTGACGAACCGATCCTTCTCCCGCTCGTACAGCTCGGGGTTGTCCTGCAGTTCGAAGACCGCGGACATGAAGTTGTCCTGGCTCGCGCCTTCCTCGAGCCGGCGCACCAGGTACGCGATCGCGACGTCGAAGTCCTTCGGGTGTACCACCGGTACGTAGAGCAGCAGGCCACCGACCGTACGCCGCACGGCTTCTGCTTGCCCCTCGGCCATGCCGAGCAGCATCTCGAACTCGACCCGGTCGCGTACGCCGCGATGCCCGGCGAGGGTCCAGGCGTACGCGATGTCGAAAAGGTTGTGACCGGCGACGCCGAGCCGCACGTTCTCGACGCGGTCGGGTCGAAGTGCGTAGTCCAGCACCCGCTTGTAGTTGGTATCGGAGTCCCGCTTGGTCGACCAGGTCGCCAACGGCCAGTCGTGCAACGTCGCGTCCACCTGCTCCATCGGCAGGTTCGCACCCTTCACCAGCCGGACCTTGATCCCGGCACCGCCGCGGTCTTTGCGCGCCTTCGCCCAGGTCTGCAAGCGCATCATCGCGCCCAAAGCGTCCGGGAGGTACGCCTGCAGCACGATGCCGGCCTCGAGGTGAAGCAGCTCGGGCCGGTCGAGCAGCCGGGTGAACACCGCGATGGTCAGCTCCAGGTCGCGGTACTCCTCCATGTCCAGATTGATGAATTTGGGGGTCTGCGAGCTCGCGGCCAGGGTGAACAGGGGAAGGAGGCTGCGCTCGATGTGGTCCACCGTTTCGTCGAACGCCCACGGCGAGTGCGGCGGCACCGTCGCCGAGACCTTGATGGACACGTAGTCGACGTCGAGTCGCGAGAGCAGGCGCTGGGTGCCCTCGAGGCGGCGGGCAGCCTCGGCCTGGCCCAGCACCGCCTCGCCCAGCAGGTTGAGGTTCAGCCCGACACCGCGCTTCCGGAGACGTGCGATCGAACGGCCCAGACGCGCGTCCGTCGCGTCGACGAGCAGGTGCCCAACCATCCGGCGCAGCTCCCGGCGCGCGATCGCGATGACCCCGCCGGGTGCGATCACCGAGAGCAGCGCACCCAGCCGGACCAGTTGGCGCAGATGCCAGGGCAAGAAGCCAGGTGCGCGCCGGGCCAGGTCGCGGAGGTTGGCCGCGGCGACCCGGACATCTTCCGGACGGATCACCCGGTCGACGAACCCGACAGTGAAGTCAAGGCCGGCTGGGTCGCGCAACACATCCGCCAAGCGGCGCGCGGCCGGCGCGACCGGTTGCCCAGCGGCATCGTCGAGCCACCGCCGAACCAGGGTCTCGACTTCCGTCAGCACGCCGTCCTCGGAACTCAGCTGGGTCATGGTGCTCATCGTGGCCCAAGCAACCCCTGGGATAAAGTGATCATTACCGAAGTCAAACCGTAAGTAGAACTGATGAAACAGCATCCCGATCTTCTCGACGTCCGCCGGCTGCGGCTGCTGCACGAGCTGAGCCTGCGTGGCACCCTGGCCGGAGTCGCCGAGGCACTGCACCAGAGCCCGTCATCCGTGTCGCAGGCGCTGACCCAACTGGAGCGTGAGGTCGGCGTCCCGCTGCTGGAAAAGGTCGGCCGGCGGGTCCGGCTCACGCCGGCCGCCGAGGTACTGGTCGAGCACACCGCCGTCATCCTGCAGCGCCTCGAATCGGCCGCCTCCGACGTCGCCGCGCAAGGTGACCAGGCCTCCGGAACCGTACGCCTGGCCGTCTTCCAGTCGGCTGCCTCGGCGTTCATGCCGCAGATGCTCACCGAACTGGCCGCGCGTCATCCGAGGCTTCGGGTGACGATGTCGCAGCGTGAGCCCGAGCAGGCCTTGTACGAGACGTGGATGCGCGAGTTCGACCTGGTCATCGCCGAGGAGTACCCAGGCCACACCGCCCGCGCGTACCCCAATCTGCACCGGCAACCACTGACCACCGACCTGCTACGGCTGGCGGTTCCACCGTCGGGCGACCCCTGGGATGCGATCACCTCGATCGCGGCCGCCGCCGGCGTCCCCTGGACGATGGAGCCCACCGGTACCGCATCGCGCCGCTGGGCCGAACAGCTCTGCCGCGAGGCCGGCTTCGAACCCGACGTTCGATTCGAGACCGATGACCTGGAAGCACAGATCGCGTTGATCGAGAGCGGAAACGCGGTCGCGATCCTCCCGGATCTGATGCGAGTCCGGCGCAAACCACAGGCGCGCATGATCGACGTGGACCCCCGACGCCGCTCGGTGTTCACCGCGACCAGGACCGCAATCAGTACCACACCGGCGATCCGGGCCTGCCGAAAAGCGCTCGCGTCAGTGGTGCCGAGGCAGATCCTCGTACCCTGATCACGGTCGAGCTTGCAGCAGTTTGCCGAGGATGCCGGAGAGCTGACCGCGCTCCGCAGGGGTCAGGGCGTGGAAGGTTCCGTCCAGGAACTCGGGCACGGCATCCTCGGCCTGGGCCAGGAGTTTCCGGCCGGATTCGGTGATGGTGACGGCATCGGCGCGGCGGTCCGTGGCGTCTCGTTCGCGGCGCACGTGGCCTGCCTGTTCAAGTCCGTCGCAGATGCCGACCATCACTGTGCGATCGATGCGCAACTCGTGGCTCAGGACCCGCTGCGAGCAGGGGCCGACCTCGGCGAGCATCTTCAGCACAAGATGCTGGCCGACGCCGAGCCCGAGCGCACCGGCCTGGGCATCCGCGGCACGAGCAACCGCGGTCGAGGCCCGGCAAAGGGCGATGTCCAACCGCTCCGCGGCGAGCAGAGGGAAATAAGCGGTGGTCGCGCGGTCCGTGCCGTACGCAAACGCTTGGACCTGGATCGTCCGGTTCCACGTTCCCTGATCTACGAGTGCGTCGACCTGGCCACACAGGCTCCGACAGGGCGCAACCGGCAGCGCTGGCACTTCATCGTCGTCACCGACCGCGAGCGGCGCCGCCTCGTCGGGGACATCTTCCGCCGCGCGCTGACGACCGGAGGTGGACAGCCTCCGACCGAGCGGGACCTGCCGCGCATGTTCGCCCACCCCGGCTCAATGGAACGGATCTCGGACGGCCTGCGCCACCTGCACGACAACATTCACCGTGTGCCCGCCTTCGTGATCCCAGCCATCGAAGGGCGCACCGAAGGCGCCTCCGTACTCGACCAGTCCATGACCTGGGGATCCATCCTCCCGGCGGCGTGGAGCTTCATGCTCGCCGCCCGCGCCCGCGGGTTGGGCACCGTCTGGACCACCGCACAGGGCCCCCTGGAAAGGGAACTCGCCAAAGCCCTCGCAGTGCCCTACGACGAGGTGATGCTCGCCGCCTTCATCCCGATGGCATTCACCATCGGCACCAACTTCAAACCGGCCCACCGAATCCCCCGGGAGCAGGTACTGCGTTGGGAGCGGTGGTAACACATGACCATCCACGCGAAACCCGGTCACGATCCTTGGTGGCGGCACTACGTGAGGCAGTTGGATTCGTAGTAGTCGTCCTTGACGACGAGGTAGTACAACGGCGTGATGCAGGCCAGGAATATGAGGATGATGGCCGGGATAGCGAGCGGAACGATGTCGTAGGCGAGCCAGGAGCCGGCATGGCCACCACGACGTCGAGGGACATCGGCGAGGTTGTCCTCGCGCGGGCGCAGCGGGTTGTTGACGCTATACCTTCACCTACGCATACATTTTCGGGCGCAGCGCTTTCACCGCTGCTGGATTTTGACGCCTGACCCTGCTGACTGGTTCACTGCCGTCGCATGACCGAGCTCATCCCCGCGCCACAGCCGATCAGCACGCAGGAACGCGAGTTCATCGCGTCGGTCGAGGGCACGATGCGTCCCGCGTTCCTCGACGCCGTCATCCAGGACCTGGGGCCGTCAGGCCGGCCCGCGGCCGAGCTGGCAGGACAGATGGCGTCCGCTGCGCCAGGGGAGCGTCTGCAGAGGGCCGTCGAGGCGACCATGGATTCCAGCCGCCACTTCGATCGGGTACCGGCCGAAGAGCGCCCAGCAGTCGCCGAGCGGGCCGCGCTGGCCATCGCCACCCGGATCGATGCGCGATTGACCGTCGAGGCCGGTGAGGGCCGGCTCGGGCAGATCGCCGGCCGGGCGGCGGATCACCTACTCCGCGGTCAGTACGAGACCATCGCGCACGAGGCCGGCAACGACGCGCGCATGGTCCTGAGCGGCGCGATCAACCGCGCGCACTTCAAGCAGCTGGAAGAGACCCAGCGCCACGCAGGCGCCGGCGTCACTCCGCCCACCACCCGACCCGCTGCCCAGTCCAGCACCACGGCCGAGACCACCACCGACCAGTCCGCGACAGCCACCCGGCCACCGGAGAGCCGTCCAAGGTCCTCCGGCGCCCAACCCCACCAACGCGACTGACGCGCACCACCACCCGACCCCGCACGTACGACTACACCCGCCGCCGAGTCGTGGTTTCGATTGCTCCAGGCAACCATAATCCACGACGCGGCGAGCGTACGCCGAGCCGTTCGCCGCAACCGGATGACACGACCACGGATCGCCGCTGCCACGCGACAACGGATGGACAGTGAGAGAGTTCGGCGCCGACAATTTCTTCGGCAACGTTCCGAGTCCGAGGATCTTTGCGCCGATCAGCCGGCGATCGTCTCTCCATACCGATCGGAAGTTGGCGCACCCCGTTCGTCGACACATCCACAACCCGCGCGGCCAGGTCTGCGCCGCTGGATCGTTCCCCTGCTTGCCGACAGCCTTGGATCGGGATTCCCGGACCTTCACCGGGCTGTCAGGCCGGCGACGATGTTCACAATTGCCATCCGCGATAGCCGACAGCGTTCGCAATAGACAGCGGGAGCCACGTCAGGTTGGCTAGGCGGATGGCGATCGGGGGCTGGGGAACTCGTGGTGAGCGTGTCACAGCCGTCGTCGCCTGGTTGCTGTTCACGGCCATGGCGGCCGGCGTGCTTGCCGGTGGTGTCGCCATTGCGATGCTGGGGCGGCGGGCGCTGCGAGACGTCAACTCGTTGGGTGCACATCATGAGCAGGCAGTTGGGCGGGTCGTGGCCAAACATTCGTACCCGAACGGCCCACAGTCCGGCGACAAGACCGAGGTGACGATCGGCTTCACCGCTGCCGACGGATCGTGGCACACGACGACCCGGACGCTTCAGCTGTGGAGCAAGGCAAGGAACGTCGGCGACACCGTGACGGTGAGCTACGACTCCGGGAATCCGGCGGACTTCGTCACCGGCTCGATCGGCTGGAAACGCACACGGGAGATCCTGACCATCGCGGTCGGAGTCGTCTTGACTCTCGGTACGCCGGTCGCGTACGTCGCGACGGTCCGCGACACCTTCGTCGGAGCTTGCGGGAGGCCACGTTCCTCGGGCGCTCGGCAGCGGAGGCGGTAAAACCACCTTCCTCGATGCCGATGGAATCCTTCGCTACGGTTGCCGAATGAGCCGCATCTTCACCGTCACGTTCGCATCCGTGTACCCGCTGTATGTCACGAAGGTCGAGAAGAAGGGTCGTACCAAGGCCGAACTAGATCGCGTGATCGAATGGCTGACCGGGTTCGACGCCGCGGCTCTGGACAAACACCTGACCGCCGGCACCACCTTCACCGAGTTCTTCGCCGCTGCCCAGCTCAACCCACGGGCCTCCGCCATCACCGGAACCGTGTGCGGCGTACAGGTCGAGAACATCGACGATCCCTTGATGCAGAAGATCCGCTATCTCGACAAACTCGTCGACGAACTCGCCGCCGGCAGGCCGCTCGACAAGATCCTGCGCGCCTGACAGCTCTCCCGCGTTCAGTCCGTCGTACGCAGGTAGGCCGCAGGGCTTCAGCGGCGGTATCGCGCAGCAGTACCAGGCCCCCGTCCGGTACGAGTAAACCTGGAGTAGCCGCCCTGCGGGAAATAAGCGGCTACTTATCTTCCCAGGTCGGAGAGCCGGTGAGGGGACTTGAACCCCTAACCCCCGCTTTACCGTGCCAGCTCTGTCAATGGTTCGCATCGGTGTCCGAATGTTGCCGTTGACCTGGTCGCTCTCCAATAGAGAGCACTCGCTGTGAAGCACCGTTCCTCGACCCATCCCGCTCATTCCGGTGAGTAATACGGTGAGTTGATGACGCCGTCGGGGAACCCCTGGCGCTGCCCGATCAAAGCAGCGCGCGGTTAGGCTCCATCGGATGCCACAGCCGCCACCCGTCCGGGAGGTTCTTCATCGCTTCCCAGCAGGCCCGAGCCGTGCCCGTCGAGGAGTCGCCGACCAGCATCGCGATGCCGCTCGGCCCATCCGATGCCGCAGCGACCATCGCATCCAGCCGCTCGTCGAACTCCCGCCGGACGTAGGCGGGGAGCCCGCCGAGCCCGTCGTCGGAGCCGGCGGCGAGGGCCGGGTGCACCTCCAGGTCGTCAAGACGAGTCGGTCGTCGTACTCGGCGATCGGCCGGCCAGCGAAGGTGTGCATCCTGGCCTCGATCCACAGATCACGCACTCGCGTGGCCAGATCTTCCTCGTTCCAGGCAGCACGGCGGGCGAGCACGATCGCGATGGAGACGGCGTCGGCCTGGCTGGGCGGCAGGTTCGGTGATCTGATGCAGCGGTGGATGGTGTCCCTGCTCGGGGCCCCAGTCACCTTGCGGTCTTCGGCATCGACATTGGTCATGTCCGCGGCGATCTCATCCAGACTCGGCGCAGCCGCTGTCCAGGTAGGCCTCGTACAGCAGGTCCTTCAGTTCCCGTAGCGGGCGGGGCCATCCCACCTGCGCCCGCTCCAGCTTCCGCGGCCGCTTCACCGGGCCGCCTCGTCGCAACACACCCCACGTCTCGTCGATCCCGTTCCAGACCTCCCGTATCGGCGGGAAGTCCCCCGCGCTCGCTACAGCCTCGACGACAGCCAAAGCCCATGACCTGGCACGAGCTCGGGCGACCGGTGGTCTTGGCGATCGATGCGGACGTCAACGACAGCACGACCGCACCCACCGACCTGGCGCTGCTGGTGCGCGCCCTGCAGGACTCCGCACGCCTCGCCGATGTCACAGCGCCGAAGAGTCCGTGGCTGCCTCCCCTCGCCGATCGTGTCACCCTTGCCCAACTCGACGCCGTCGGGCGCGGCGACGACGGCCGTCTGCCGGCGATCCCGTTCGGACTCAGCGATGTTCCACATGGGCAGGCGCGCGAAGTGGCGACGTACGACCTCAACTCGTCCGGCCCGCTCGGCATCATCGGCGCACCTCGCAGCGGCCGCTCGACCGCCCTTCGAGCGATCGCCGCGTCGATCGCACATCTCACCGAACCGAGGGACGTCCACCTTTACGGGATTGACTGCGGAACAACGCGCTGCTCCCGCTAGTCAGCCTCCCGCACACCGAAGCGGTGGTCGCTCGTGACCAACTCGATCGACTGACCCGGCTCACCACTCGCTTGCAGGCGGAGATCGGTCGCCGCCAGCAACACCTTGCCTCAAGCGGCTACGCGGACATCGCCGAGCAGCATCGCAGAGGTAGGTTCGATGAGCGGCTGCCGTACATTGTCGTCCTGCTCGACCGCTGGGATGCGTTCAAGGTCCCCTTCGAGACTGTCGCCGGGGCAGGTCTACGATGCGTGGTTCCACATTCTGCAGGAAGGCGCCGCCGTCGGGGTCAAGGTCGTCCTGACGGCTGATCGCACCGCGATGATCGGCCCTATCTCCGCGCTCCTCGAATACAGGCTTGTACTCCGTATGACCGATCCGACGGACTTCCTGACGATCGGGCTGCCTTCCAAGGACGTACCTCAGCACTTTCCGCCCGGCCCGCGGCTTCCGCGCCCGCGGACTCCGCGAGACACAGGTAGCGTTGTTGACCGAGGACGACGAAGGAATGGCGCAAATCGCGGCGTTGCACGAGATCGCTGCCCAGGTAACTCCTCTCACCGAGATCCCGAGTATCCGCCGCCCGTTCCGGGTGGACCCTCTGCCCGCGTCGATCGACGCGACCGACGCGGCCGCCCAAGGCAACGAACCGCTGCGGACCACCGAGATCCTTGTCGGGGTCAGCGGAGATTCGCTGAGCTCGCGAGCGTTTGACGCGCAAGAACATGGTCCAGGGATCGTCGTGGTCGGCCCCGGGTCCGGTCGCAGCACCCACTCTGCTCACCATGACCCAGTGGATGGTCTCGCGCGACTGGCAGGTGGCCGTAATCACCCCGCGACGGAGCCCTCTCCAGGACCTCGCTGGCACAGACGGCATCGTCGGCGTCTTCCAGGCAGGTGCTGACAGCAACGAGATCGAGAGAGTCCTGGACAACCTGGGACGCCGTACGCCATCGTCGTTGACGACCTCGAATTGCTCGGCGAGGACGGTCCGCTAGCGGGCCTAATCGTGGATCGTGTCGCGTCCTTGCGGGACACCGGGAATCTCGTCATCGGCGCAGGCACGACGGGAGACCTGAGCCGCATGATCTATCGCGGTCCGGTCGTCGCCTTGACCAAGTCGCGCGCCGGGATCGTGCTCTCACCGGAAGAGTCCGACGACGCAGAGATCTTCGGGATACAGCTGCCTCGAGACCTTCCCGCCGGGGCACCGCTCGGCCGCGCTCTGATGGTCACTGCAGGCCAATGGAACGCATCCAGGTCGCCAAACCCGCCGAGTGAGGTCAACCTACTAGCAAATTGCTGCGACAGCTCGCATCCAAGACCTCTGGACGGTCGGAGTTCGGCGCACCAGATCTACCGGCCCAGTAGCATGACGGCCATGAGATGGCGCCCGGCACTGACGCTCGCAGCTGCGCTCACGCTCCTCCTGAACGGCTGCCACACGGAACAAAGCAAGGCGCCGGCCGGCGAACAGGTCGCGATCGTCGCAGGTGGCGGCGCGGAGACGACAGCAACGAAGGCCCTCGATCTCAGCCTGAGCGGGGTTCCGAACGACTTCG
The genomic region above belongs to Kribbella solani and contains:
- a CDS encoding DUF3592 domain-containing protein, with the protein product MAIGGWGTRGERVTAVVAWLLFTAMAAGVLAGGVAIAMLGRRALRDVNSLGAHHEQAVGRVVAKHSYPNGPQSGDKTEVTIGFTAADGSWHTTTRTLQLWSKARNVGDTVTVSYDSGNPADFVTGSIGWKRTREILTIAVGVVLTLGTPVAYVATVRDTFVGACGRPRSSGARQRRR
- a CDS encoding DUF2200 domain-containing protein — protein: MSRIFTVTFASVYPLYVTKVEKKGRTKAELDRVIEWLTGFDAAALDKHLTAGTTFTEFFAAAQLNPRASAITGTVCGVQVENIDDPLMQKIRYLDKLVDELAAGRPLDKILRA
- a CDS encoding FtsK/SpoIIIE domain-containing protein, translated to MTWHELGRPVVLAIDADVNDSTTAPTDLALLVRALQDSARLADVTAPKSPWLPPLADRVTLAQLDAVGRGDDGRLPAIPFGLSDVPHGQAREVATYDLNSSGPLGIIGAPRSGRSTALRAIAASIAHLTEPRDVHLYGIDCGTTRCSR